One window of Pieris napi chromosome 1, ilPieNapi1.2, whole genome shotgun sequence genomic DNA carries:
- the LOC125060481 gene encoding putative phosphoenolpyruvate synthase, with protein sequence MWTDWFDLVVQAGLLTSAIVVYLIFFGKSSNKRSSGWNYLKYIAARYTVNRWKRTVRPGPLYDGPRPWQSKGFDGFTFKTSAPDGTAIVLTIKKLYGPTQLAEVYIYVKLLDGTYKVPHDSGTSISSWEDVPSGWRGGGLKVEILEPQDRCRISFNGLLVCNEDGVIRHVKFNFIWASATKVTRYPKDWSNNLVAESLVLQPCDGPWQESLNKCIEGSGSWSQFGALQGRFQAFEEGKIVKSQYLRCRGVKERYWIATEYGPNRAIAITAAAKDGTVLNLQGFCFNDITQCISGTVRMPNFSLHAITSANLDLKEFCETADEIPKTYSINIKAGNRCLKVILRIPDEGSSLMSGIYQQHEIHYRMIFVEIYGEHGTGLLELQYERKDKLSSPLSMKSDHKLKWVELKDVPECTQYCVGFEECGASCVQLVGGKGASLALLASVQHEENYQVPPGFCITTRALDKFLDLHSDVMAAIKDIEAAAVDYDEVTFKDKCQKATEQFLSKEISGELKDEIIKSLEVLKTNCLSTEPRFAVRSSGVGEDGEALSAAGQNHTELGVRSSRDVLRAVQTCWASMFAFNSAYYRRQNGQPCCVQGGVVVQQLVEAQTAGVMFTSHPQYGDPSRLLLTANYGLGESVVSGMVEPDTIEVKRSMDGTVSIAHIEVGSKAQRIVAKEGKVESEDVCEGERRTSCLSEEEIMKLARLGIRQEQLWGAGRDIEFAIGKDGTIYLLQARPITSLEAWTEEELLHELDFPVMSDDELITFANVGEVLPKPFTALSFDLVISPLERGISALVPEVDDKYCKTVVVTHNRGAVALYNTVYRRVPNTIDVNLRMIEMSIHGHRVADDVILSTALHRRTPARTDRLRSILDMIKNLFIAKWRMNETVEAVAKLNIESNGDILDLCKAITQLDNTRLFMNHGVTSVASTFTQFIAMSVLLEGKSDFSPEQCSEISAMLNSGDVLSAEVPQALATLALMLEKSGRVEEFRKQDPKTAMHWLEVNLPSVYERVSEFLEQHGYRAIMEFDLSTKPWALVPEEMMKVLMQVVPDQQTRPSLSRDEVIASLKTTQKPNTRKALRWILPLCHRTVRYRESTKAHVILAVHKLRLAALRLGQLMVRDWYLPSAELVFHFRTQELRTYVQTRDPALLKKAVQRRNYYDKWAKLKFAELNKGWVEPLTTAVRTSGGKGVRVTGTSVCGGEVIGRACVVRDLAEIGELRSGDILITASTDIGWSPYFPLLAGIVTELGGLISHGAVIAREYGLPCVVGAGGATNIFSTGDTVRLTADGIVDTVSENS encoded by the exons ATGTGGACGGATTGGTTTGATCTTGTAGTACAAGCCGGTTTATTAACAAGTGCAATCgttgtgtatttaatattctttgGGAAATCTTCGAACAAGAGGAGTTCGG ggtggaattatcttaaatatattgcCGCACGTTACACCGTAAACCGATGGAAGCGTACCGTGCGGCCTGGACCACTCTACGATGGTCCACGACCCTGGCAAAGTAAAGGTTTTGACGGTTTCACATTTAAGACTAGTGCACCCGACGGTACAGCTATCGTTCTGACTATAAAAAAACTCTATGGGCCGACGCAACTTGCTGAAGTCTACATATATGTGAAGTTACTGGACGGAACTTACAAGGTGCCTC ATGATTCGGGAACGTCGATTAGTTCTTGGGAGGATGTTCCATCGGGATGGAGGGGAGGTGGTCTCAAGGTTGAAATACTGGAGCCGCAAGATCGTTGTAGGATATCATTCAATGGGCTCCTTGTATGCAATGAAGACGGTGTTATACGACatgtgaaatttaattttat CTGGGCATCTGCTACCAAAGTTACGAGATACCCTAAAGACTGGAGCAACAATCTCGTTGCGGAATCTCTAGTTTTGCAACCATGTGATGGACCATGGCAGGAATCGTt GAACAAATGCATCGAAGGCTCAGGAAGCTGGTCGCAATTCGGAGCATTACAAGGAAGGTTCCAGGCCTTTGAAGAGGGGAAGATAGTAAAGAGCCAATATCTCAGGTGTAGAGGTGTTAAGGAGCGTTATTGGATAGCCACAGAATATGGACCAAATCGGGCGATAGCTATCACTGCCGCAGCAAAAGATGGCACTGTCCTCAATCTCCAAGGGTTTTGCTTTAACGATATTACTCA ATGTATCTCAGGCACGGTGAGAATGCCTAACTTCAGCTTACATGCGATCACGTCAGCTAATTTGGACTTGAAGGAATTTTGTGAAACGGCCGACGAGATACCAAAGACGTATTCCATAAATATCAAAG CTGGAAATCGGTGCCTGAAAGTAATTCTTAGGATACCCGACGAAGGCTCTAGTCTGATGAGTGGAATATACCAACAGCACGAAATCCATTACCGAATGATCTTCGTTGAAATATATGGAGAGCATGGCACTGGTTTATTGGAATTGCAATATGAACGTaaag ATAAGCTCTCAAGTCCATTATCTATGAAGTCGGACCATAAGTTGAAGTGGGTGGAGTTAAAAGATGTGCCAGAATGCACCCAATATTGCGTAGGATTTGAGGAGTGTGGAGCCAGTTGCGTCCAATTGGTTGGAGGAAAGGGAGCCTCTTTAGCTCTACTGGCTTCTGTGCAACATGAGGAg AACTATCAAGTGCCTCCAGGGTTTTGTATAACTACTAGAGCTTTGGATAAATTCCTTGATTTACATTCTGACGTGATGGCCGCCATTAAAGACATAGAGGCCGCTGCGGTGGATTATGATGAAGTCACTTTCAAGGACAAATGCCAAAA AGCTACAGAACAATTTTTATCCAAAGAAATATCAGGAGAACTAAAAGACGAAATCATAAAAAGTTTAGAAGTATTAAAAACCAACTGCCTCAGTACCGAACCACGTTTTGCAGTAAGATCTTCTG GCGTGGGTGAGGATGGCGAAGCATTGTCAGCGGCGGGACAAAATCACACAGAATTGGGCGTACGCTCGTCTCGAGATGTCCTACGGGCTGTTCAGACTTGCTGGGCTTCCATGTTTGCCTTCAACAGTGCCTATTACAGAAG GCAAAACGGTCAGCCGTGTTGTGTGCAGGGTGGAGTAGTAGTACAACAGTTAGTAGAGGCCCAAACGGCTGGAGTCATGTTCACTTCTCATCCACAATACGGGGATCCTTCAAGGCTTTTACTTACTGCCAACTATGGATTGGGAGAG AGTGTGGTATCGGGTATGGTAGAACCTGATACGATAGAAGTCAAACGTAGCATGGATGGGACAGTATCTATAGCACACATTGAAGTGGGTAGCAAGGCGCAAAGAATAGTAGCAAAGGAAGGCAAAGTGGAATCGGAAGATGTCTGTGAGGGGGAGAGAAGAACTTCATGTTTGAGTGAAGAAGAGATTATGAAGCTGGCAAGACTAGGAATACGACAGGAGCAATTATGGGGCGCTGGAAGAGATATTGAATTCGCCATTGgcaag GACGGGACCATTTACCTCCTGCAAGCTCGTCCTATCACATCTTTGGAAGCCTGGACTGAGGAAGAGTTACTGCATGAGTTGGACTTTCCTGTTATGTCTGATGACGAGCTGATTACTTTCGCTAACGTGGGAGag GTTCTACCTAAGCCGTTCACAGCGCTATCATTTGACTTGGTGATATCTCCCTTAGAACGGGGTATTTCTGCGCTAGTCCCTGAAGTCGACGACAAATATTGCAAAACTGTAGTCGTCACTCACAACAGAGGTGCTGTTGCCCTTTATAAC ACCGTGTACCGGCGCGTGCCTAACACAATCGACGTGAACCTGCGTATGATCGAAATGTCTATTCACGGTCACCGTGTGGCGGACGATGTCATTCTCAGTACAGCACTGCATCGCCGTACTCCTGCCCGTACAGACCGACTGCGGTCAATTCTTGATATGATTAAG AATCTCTTCATAGCAAAATGGAGGATGAATGAAACAGTTGAAGCTGTAgcgaaattaaatattgagtCGAATGGTGATATTTTAGACTTGTGTAAAGCTATCACTCAATTGGATAATACTCGCTTGTTTATGAATCATGGCGTTACTTCGGTTGCGAGCACTTTTACGCAGTTCATAGCTATGTCGGTACTTTTGGAAGGGAAATCAG atttttcacCGGAGCAATGCAGCGAAATAAGCGCAATGTTGAACTCGGGTGATGTGCTGTCAGCTGAAGTACCTCAGGCCCTGGCGACGTTGGCCCTGATGCTGGAAAAATCAGGAAGAGTAGAAGAATTTAGGAAACAAGACCCGAAGACCGCTATGCACTGGCTGGAAGTCAATCTTCCTTCAGTATACGAACGAGTCTCCGAGTTCCTTGAACAACATGGATATAGAGCTATTATGGAA TTTGACTTATCAACGAAGCCATGGGCGCTGGTACCGGAAGAGATGATGAAGGTGCTAATGCAAGTTGTCCCTGATCAGCAGACTAGGCCCTCCCTCTCCAGGGATGAGGTGATTGCTTCGCTCAAAACTACACAAAAGCCTAATACGAG AAAAGCTCTTCGTTGGATCCTGCCTCTATGTCACCGTACAGTGCGATATCGGGAGAGTACAAAGGCGCACGTAATCCTCGCTGTTCACAAGCTGCGGTTGGCGGCTCTAAGACTGGGTCAACTCATGGTTCGCGACTGGTATCTGCCCTCTGCTGAGCTAGTCTTCCACTTCAGAACTCAAGAACTAAGAACCTACGTGCAAACGAGGGATCCCGCCTTGTTGAAAAA AGCCGTCCAGCGTCGGAACTATTACGATAAATGGGCCAAATTGAAGTTTGCGGAGCTGAATAAGGGTTGGGTGGAGCCATTGACGACTGCAGTTAGAACGAGTGGGGGTAAAGGGGTGCGGGTTACGGGGACTTCCGTTTGTGGGGGAGAAGTTATTGGCCGAGCATGCGTCGTTCGGGACTTAGCAGAG ATTGGTGAGCTCCGTTCAGGAGACATACTAATCACAGCGTCTACGGACATCGGTTGGTCGCCGTACTTCCCACTACTGGCTGGTATCGTCACGGAACTTGGGGGCCTCATTTCGCATG GCGCCGTCATTGCCCGCGAGTACGGTCTCCCGTGTGTGGTGGGGGCAGGGGGCGCCACTAACATCTTCAGCACTGGAGATACTGTCCGGCTCACTGCTGACGGAATCGTAGATACTGTTAGCGAAAATAGCTAA